Part of the Macrobrachium rosenbergii isolate ZJJX-2024 chromosome 2, ASM4041242v1, whole genome shotgun sequence genome is shown below.
atatatatatatatatatatatatatatagtatatattatatatatatatatatatatatatatatatatatatatatatatattacatatatatatatatatatatatatatatatatatatatatatatatatatatatatatatcgcgcaAATGATTACTGATGAATTGCTGTACGTCCAATCTTGATGCGactatttcatttaatttgattTGCAATAGAGTTATCCCAAAGCAAACTATATCACTTTAAGAACGAAGCAGCACTATTCATACTCAAAGGATTTCGGCCTGTGTTTGGCCTGCGCTGGCGTCAGGACGTTGCCCAGGTGCAAACACTGATGATCCCCGTAATTAACATTTGCCACGAAGGTGGGGGGCGCGTCGAGAAGGGACGGGATCACCTGGTGGTTCCCCCACTCGCTGGCCAGGTATTGCTGCCACTCTTCGTCGGTCAGTTCCTCCGCTTCTACCTGGCGAAATAAATTGATCAACGAGATATGCAGATGTGGatgcttttaattttcctgtaaCAGGCAAAGGATAAGTTGAGGTGTTTTGCCCCGCTTGTACCTGCCGAAGAATAAATTGTtgggataataaaaatatacttgacGTTTTTCGTTGCTGCCATTCCTAGTCGGTCAGTTCCTCCGCTTCTACAGGGAGAAATAAATTGGGGAACAAAATatgctgattttttcttttgcctttgaCTGACAAAGATTAAATTGatgagatatataaatacaaacaggtGTTTTTCTCCGCCTGTACCGGTCGAAGAGTAAAGTGATAGGATGATTGAGTTCCTCCGCTTCTGCCTGGCGAAATAAATTGAAGAACAAAATATGCGGATGTTTTCTTTGGCTGTGACTGACAAAGATTAAATTGATGAGGTATTTAAGTACAAACAGGTGTTTTCCTCAGTTTGCACCTGTCGAAGAATAAAATTGTgggataataaaatatatatgtttttcatagCTGACATTCCTCGTCGGTCAGTTCCTCCGGTTCTACTTGGCGAATAAATTGGTGAACAAAATATgcgaatttttttcctttgcctttgACTGACAAAGATTGAATTGATGAGATATTTAAATACAAACAAGTGATTTTCTCCGCATGCACCTGTCGAAGAGAACATGGATCGgatgatagaaatatatatgattttttcaatGCTGTCATTCCTTGTCAGTGATTTCCTCTGCTTATGCTTGGCGTAATAAAATGATGAACGTGATATCCAGATGTGGATGTTTATTCTGCCTGTGCCAGACAAAGAATAAATTGGTGAGATATTTCCATACAAACAGGTGTTTTTCTTCGCATATGCCTGTCGAAGAGTAAATTAATAGGAAGATAGAAATGTGCATGATGTTTTCATCAGGTGTTATGCTTATACCTGGAGGAAAGACATTGATGAAATGACATGGAAAATACACAGGTGTTTTCCTCACATTTTACCTGAAGGCAAAAATGGATATAAGAATTTTACAACTTAATGAATTGAAGAAATATGCACGTGCTTCGTCAGCTCATACGATAAATTAATATGCGAGAAATGTAAGCGTAGGTGCTTTTGATACGTCCAGTGTCCGTGGCAAAGAGAAATTTcacgaattaaaaataattaatagatatCCAGATAGATTTGTTTTAGTCCCTGTCTTTTCAAGTAAGTGTGTGAGCGTCTTTATGAAATTATGGAGATGTTGCTGGGAACTTCATAAGCGcgcaacgtagaattttatttttatgcttggaAATATGTGAGTTTTAATTCATCGTGCGAGATCCCTCACGCCGTATGTTTTATGagtaaataaacttaaaacttcatgcattttttataaatgaataattaacaagaacttttatattttacaaatggaaaaatgcaaaCACCTACGCATCACTTATATAAACTTCCCCAcacaaacatttcatatatatattatgtgtgtgtgtgtttattaattttatatatgtatgtgtatgtattacagGTTTTATGTAGGTAAGCAAATTAATGTTTAACATATATACGCTTGCATTTATAAATTATTCATGTGTATGAACTACTACTatgactgtgtatgtatgtgaacatGCGCACACATACGCATTTACTGCTACCTTTTGTGTAGGTTCAAAGAACGAGTGTAGAGAAGCTGGAACGGTTGCTTGTTCGAAAGATGCCGCGAGGCTCGGAAACTCCTGAAGGCGGTTGGCGAGATCCAGCGGCAAATGCGACGGTATATCGGGTACCCGGGGGGCTTCGGGGGTTCTCAGCCCCTCTTGAACGTCGATTCCAGGAGCAAAAAACTGGTTTGGTACCGTTTGATGACCTTTGTTGAAGAAGTTAGTTTGCGTTGGGGTTATCGAGGTGCCGTTGATTCCAGAGCCTGGAACATTTTTTCCAGAACCTGGAAAGTTGTTTTCAGAGCCTGGAACGTTTTTTCCAGAACCTGGAAAATTGTTTCCAGAGCCTGGAACGTTTTTTCCAGAACCTGGAAAGCTGTTTCCAGTGCCTGGAACGGCGAGGCTGACAGACGTCGCTAGTATTTTCGCAGTGTGGGATGACCCCTTCCCATGATCGAGCGATGAGGCCGCCGTGGAGGTCTGAACCCGTGATATTTCTGGAATTCCACCGGCCTTTGATCTTCCTGGGGGATTTAGGCGGCTCGCTGGAAGATCTGGAAAACTCTGCGGGAATCTGTTTGTCTCTTGTTGGTTTTCGTGTATTCGGAGGATTTGTCTGAATCTCTGCACAGCCGCCAGACCCTGCGTCGCCTTCCTATCGACGCCGGGAGAGATCGGGTGTGTTGACAGAGGTACTATCTGGTGGCTCTCGGGGTTTTGGTGACGGTGGTGATGATGAAGTTGGCACTGGCTCAAGAGTGCCAGCAACAATAACAAGACTATTGTTGTCGTCCAGTTGTTGTCACGGTTCAACATcgctggaaaaaggaaaatttagattATAGGAgcatgcacacgcacgcacacacgtgtatgtatatatatacatacatatatatatattatatatatatatatatatatatatatatatatattatctctctactattatatatatatatatatatatatatagtgagtatattatatatatatattatatatatatatatatatatattaatagtaagagagaataaattttctatatattctccTTCACATTTAGATTGGGTATTAAGTGCATTTAAGAAAACGAAAACGCTAGTTctgaacaaaattattacatgccTAAACTTCTTATGATCGTAAACCaactagaaaataaagattaaaacctAAGTTTTCCTTGTCGTTGGTGATATAAAGTTAAccgcctttatttttattattattattattattattattattattattattattattgaaaatgatagctgcatcagctgtaTTCACTTTATATAGAATTTTCACTATCTTTCTAATAATTGCTTTTTCAGGGCTACTGCATTCAGATGTTTGTCATTCTTTGGAGAGGAAAGTAGTTGCAAACTGGGGTAGTTTTATTCAGGAAGAATACACCGCATCACTTACAGAGTAACGATGATGGTAACTGATGAGGTGTGTATTCTTCCTAAATAAAACTACCCCAGTTTGCAACTACTTTCCCCtccaaagaatgaaaaacatcGGCGAGTTACTGGAAGAATGCAGTGACCTCGAAGAAGCAATTAGTAGAAAGTTTGAGAAAACTCTTtacaaattgaatgcagctgatgcaactATCACTTTCAATgaaacatgcttaaaagagggtgtTCTACctacatatgttattattattattattattattattattattattattattattattattattattattattattattatcacttttctcactatgtgcgctgttgctaatagcacactcttctgcatgagtcgtggagctacttcggcatctagtttttccaggttctttttcagggatcttattattattattattattattattattgatcttcCAATCCGATTCAGTCCGTGTGAACCAAGTTCTATCTATGAAAATTAAGTGGAATATTCCAGCTCCTGCGGCGTGGCCCTTGGAACACTGAACTCGTGAATAAATCAGGAGGGTGTGCCTCAGATATGCTGACCTGGCTGAGTGAGATATTGAACTCCCCACTAGGTCAAAGGTCAGAGATACAGGGTGAATTATTGATAGTCATCCCACGTATGCTTCTcgccgcccccccaccccccactttttttttttattcccgttttTGTCTTGAAATTTCGCTTTTATCTACTTTTATCTCTGCCTGACCTTACTGGGTGGAGGTCTTCGATTATGCAATGAATTGCAGCGTTGTGAAGAAAATGAGGTCAAAAATACCCTCGCGTTAAGTTTACAAGTAGCCAAAAATCGTTATTCGAAATCTTCATCTTTACTTTACATAAATCCAACACCAGGATTTTAGTTGTTCTTTACCCTTCATCCTCTTAGTATCACATAATGGTTGTCATTATACGTTAGTATCATATTCTTACCACGTCCGTCTTTACTTTTCATCTTCTTGGTATCACATAATGGTTGTCATGATACTTTAGTATCATAATCTTAACATCTCTTGAAAGGAGACTGCCAGGAgctaatataaacattttaaatgctTATCTTTACTCTCCACAGCataatatgataaatttttataaagtttccCGTGTTTGTGGTTTTTGAGGATTTTATTACGAATATCTTTAGAGGAAACGTTAAGCATTGCCTTTGCATTTCTAAATCCGTCACGTGCATTTggatattgtctttttttttatgatctgatTGTTAGGACGTGAACTGGCTCTCTGATGCCCCGGTGCTCGGTTAAAGTTGAGCTTTGTAGCCGGACTTTCTCGatatttcttaagtttttatttcagatataagAGATATTGCAATGCCTCCAGTATACTAGATATAAGTACTGTGATAATGGATATTGCTTATTATAAAGAAACTCTGTACAAAACTATGAATGGACTTGTGTTACCCAAGAATGAGTAATGAAATGTATgtaatagccatttttaatggaataaagaatttgactccctctctctctctccctctctttctgtgtgtgtgtgtgtgtgtgtgtgtgataatgtgAAGGATAACTGACATAGGACCAAAGTacgcggtttctctctctctctctctctccctctccatgaCGGTTAACTGACCAGTAATCTGATCTATGACCAAATGCGTAATTTGCAACATTCGCAACATATGTCAATTTACATCAGATAATTGTCATAAGAAGCAGTTTTCAATAATATTACCAATTAGTATGATTGGCTCCACGGATATCGACTGTATCATTAGTGTTAAAATCTATATGCGATGATTATGTTAAGCTCTGATTCAGAATAGGTTAATTAATCTCACGATAATGCAGAGCAAGTGTAGGTAatcaaatcaatcagtcagtctctcGTGATTCCATGCGCTGTGCAGTCACTTATCGGTAATGGAGTacgttgaaattattttattaaaacttattatAGACTTAATGagaatgattattatcattagaaTATGTTGAAATCTTGTGATTAAActaaatatactttattattattattattattattattattattattattattattattattattatcgaatcTGTAacccacatcgggatcgaaccctggaCTCTTAAATGAAAGGCAGCGACTCATCGATCCGGAcgtttattcaaatttatttccattacaCGCGTGGTtgtgtgttaattattattattaggcaaatATCTACTTTTAgcccacatcgggatcgaactcaggaTTATCAGATGAAAGGCAAGGGCGGCGCAAACCACCCATCATTTTGGAGGTCTGGGTTCGATCCTTATGTtggttaaaaaattaaattctaatagcacatgagtattattattattattattattattattattattattattattattattatttacttttaaccCACATCGGGATCGATCTCAGGACTgtcaaatgaaaggcaaagggTGCCACCAACGACCCATTTGAGGCCTGagttcattattaataaaaaattttattattatactgaccAAACATCTAAATGAAAGGCGAGGGCGCCACTAACGacccatcatcattattattattatatactgacCAAACATCTAAGTATAACTTGGAAATCAAATAGTCGTatcgttatttttatctttaatcaagAACCAGCTTGAGACAAAGCGGCACTTACGCGGTCGTTTCGTTCTCTGTGGACGGACAGGGAATAGATGAGAAAatgggaaggaaaaaaagagagaggaccAATAGGGAACAGGTGAGAGAAcgggaaggaaaaaaagagagaggaccAACAGGGAACAGATGAGAGAACGGGAAGGAAAAGAGAGGACCAACAGGGAACAGAtgagggaaaaaagagagaagaccAACAGGAACAGatgagaaatagaagaaaaaaaggagaggactAATAGGAACAGATGAGAGAACGggagtaaaaaagagagagaaccaacagGGAACAAGAGatgggaaggaaaaagagagaggtagggaaaaaaaaaaaaaaaagagagaggaccAACAGGGAACAGAtgagagaaatagaagaaaaaaagaaagaggaccAACAGGGAACAGATGAGAGAacgggaggaaaaaaaagagagaggaccaacaggaaaaagatgagagaacgggaggaaaaaaagagagagggaccAACAGGGAACAGATGAGAGAACGGGAGGAAAAAAAGTGAGAGGACCAACAGGGAACAGATGAGAGaacggaaggaaaaaaaagagagaggaccAACTGGGAACAGATGAGAGAAcgggaggaaaaaaagagagaggaccAACAGGGAACAGATGAGAGAAcgggaaggaaaaaagagagaggaccAACAGGGAACAGATGAGAGAGttgaagggaaaaagagagagggactAACTGGGAACAGATGAGAGAAcggggagaaaaagaaagagaccaACAGGGAAAAGACAGAGAAcggggagaaaaaaagagaggaccAACAGGAAACAGATGAgagaaataggagaaaaagagagagggaccAACAGGGAACAGATGAGAAAcgggagggaaaaagagagaggaccAACAGGGAACAGAGAGAacgggaggaaaagagagaggaccAACAGGAAACAGATGAGAGAAACTggagggaaaaaagagagaggaccAACAGGGAACAGATGAGAGAacgggaaggaaaaaaaagagagaggaccAACTGGGAACAGATGAGAGAAcgggaagtaaaaaaaagagagaggaacgaTCATAGCTCCTCTTCCACGAGACAGTTGGGAGAGATAAAAAGGAAGATAGATGTGACTCGCtgaaatttgccatttttttttatctttctttttaagtttttgatGAGAAATGTCATCGGAATGGAACCGTAAATTATGGATTTAAGAGATTGCACGAGCGCTCTCATCCATGgctgaattttgtattttcaggtCGGGAAAGGCAATGGTATTTGTGGTccgagttttgtatttttgtcttaATATCTATAATGATcagtaatgtttattattattattattattattattattattattattattattattattattattcaagttggGCAAACAACTACTTGGAACAAGTTATAAAGACCATAAATTCAGAAAGCCAAGATTCAGCAGAATGGtgtttggaaaaataaaagattaaaagatttcgaaaaatataaaggataaaGATAACTTAGGCGAAGAGAACTAGGaataaaaatactttccaaaTGTATAAAGAGAAACAgcagaacagaaaaagaaaatgaagcttatttaagtttctaaaaaaaaaaacccacacaaTTGTTGAAAGACATTTAGGAAAACTGCCTTATCCAAAACCAAGCCATGACAACCCAAGGGGGTTGTGAAGACCCTCCCCTTTCCagtcccccacccctccccacacTCTCTCCAGAGAGGTGAGGTCTTGCATAGTCTTTTGAGAGACTTTTGGTAGATTTCCCCCGCCACACCGACGGAGGCGAGGGGGGCGGGTGAGACCATCCACACTCCCCGTTCCAAAAGTATATGGCAGCCGACTTCGGAAGAGGTGTTGTTCGACAACGTGTTTATTCATTacccgggagagagagacagcgagacgTATCTTGCCCGTGTTCGATTAGGTTCTTGTCCCCAGAGCACAACTCGCAGAGTCTGGGTCCAAAGTTCTGAATGTCTGTGGCTGCTGTTGTCTGTGCAGCAGCTGCTTCGCTCCTtgaagcaacagcaacagcagcagctgcagcagcaatGTCGTCTTTGCTGCACAGCAGATGCTAGAGTCTTACGGCCGTACTGAGTACAATGACACCtgttcaaatatatgtatactgtatataattatatataaattatatacatatatacgtatgtatgtatttatgtatgtatgtatgtatgtatgtatgtatgtatgtatatgttgtatatatatatatatatatatatatatatatatatatatatatatatatatatatatatatatatacatatatatttataaaaaaaaacatattacgaAGAAATACTGAATGAAGTTTCAATGAATCTTTCCAGTGGCGTTTTAAATTAACTGAATGTACTCAATGTAGTGCAGTACGTACATTTCCCAATCattcgtctctctttctctcctcccccgcccccctctttttttcctcttattcgaaaagacattttattcatatgttacaaaaataacatttaatttaaatatacTGAAGCTGTTAGCTGttgaaaggtcttttttttttttttgcagctaacGTAGGGCGATAGCGAGAAGAGTGGAGTTCAAAatgatttcaaattattttaatttacctttgaacttctctctctatatatatatatatatatatatatatatatatatatatatatatatgtatatatatatatatatatatatatatatatatatatatatatgtaaatgtgtgtgtgtgtgtgtgtgtgtgtgtgtttgtgtatgtatgtatgtggtgtgTGCTCGTGCATGTGTTTTAATACAGGCTGATTACACTACCACTTATAGTAAactttaaattcattttgatCGAATTAGACCGATCGGGTAGAGCCATCCGCTTTATTTAGTTAAACATTGTTGAACACGAGAATTCATTTTACCATTTCCGTTTTGAATCTTAATTAAAGCCAAACACTGTATTTGAAGagttcttttaaagaaaaaaaaaagatggtctaATTAAATCACGGTGTTAATTAAGTTACAGCGTATGCTGGAACAttccttcacttttattttcgAACCGAACtcgttttagtttgttttaagcttgttcattttaatttcgaGAACAAGGCTCATTTAGTTGGCAAAAGTCCTCTTTTACTTGTCTGCGAGGTGCCTGGAAGTGTAAagcgttttatttcattttcatttttctttttgtatcccTTTTCCTCTGTACCTAGCTTCTGCTGTTGTGTTTTCGCATAACAGATGAAGTTATGAATTACGGAATGGCGCCCCGTGACGAGAATAAACCAGGTAATACGCTTCGTCTCTGTTGAGGAAGATGTTTTCGTACCTGTTCTGGACTTGTTTAGTCTCTCCTTCACAAGCTCTTCACAGGTTGACTTTTGTCGCGTTATTTCGAAGGACAGTTTGTTATATGTAGGGGGGGGGCTCGTgcatgtgaaaataaatgttgaattaGAAGAATCTAGTTTGCTAACTCCTGAGATGTTTTGGAGTTAGAATTATGTATTCTAGAATTATTATGCtggttttttttcttgcatattgatgtttgtgtttatataattatcatatgttGGTTTATGTCTATTAATTTATATTGCATTCAAACCTCTGTCTTTGTTTTAACATAAAAGCACTGGGTCTGGGAATTAAATCACAAGTTAATTTGACCTTTTGTCTTGTTTCATTGAATGTTTAAACATTTTGTAGAGAATGAACAAGAATGGAATTGCACTTTTGTACTAATTTTAAAGGAAGGTTTTGCTAGCAGAGGCTGAAACTTACAGCAATCAAGAACTGAAATTTGATTCTAAGCGGTTCTACATGGCATTATGAACCACAAAGTAGTTAGTCAATTTGACTAGACTAGATAAGAGGTAATCCTATCTGTTGAGTATAATATGTGCATCCTTTTAAGATATGTATCTCGAAACTGGATTACGTTATCAAATCCTAAGTTGTTATGCGCCCCGTGACGAATAAACCAGGTAAATATTATTAGGCATAGTAGTGTTTATCAAGTGTTGGGTATTCGaatgtataattttgatttttgaacATCATTTACAGCCTTCATTTCCAGGCTTTGAAACTTTACAGATTAAATCACACAGTTGCCAGTGAATGGAAAGACGTTATTGAAATTTCTAATAATTGAATTGAAGAAACTTAGTTATCTGATACTCCTGAACGCTTATTATTCCGTTTAATTAAGATATATTATAACTTATTACtagagtttttttctttataatcacGAAAAAAATAATCTCGTTAGTTTGTTATCTAATAATATATTTGGGAGTTCAGAAATCTTCGTCcactgttatgttttatatacgGAATGTTTGGTGACTTATGACCTTTCCTGGATAATCTTAAAGTGAAAGAATTGTTTACTGTGCATTGAGGTTGATGCATTTTGTAGAGAATGAACAAGTCTTTGTTTTACACTTTGACTATTTGATAGGCTGGTAAATTAGCAGGTTTGTTTtacagcaattatatatatatatatatatatagcggtatatatatatatatataaccatatatatatatatatcaatttatactAGActagatatagatgtatatatatactgtttatatattatatgtatgtattaagatattattatgtacaaatgacatatctattaaatatatgtacatatgtgtgtgtctgtatgtgtacgtttgtgtgtgtgtgtgtgttataatctTGCACTTTCGTAATATGACCAGGCGGTCTGAAGCTATTTCAAGTAACCCGTCCACAAACAGCCACCTGCTTCAGGAaatacctgtttttatttttttatctttttcctttttccccccctAATAGATATCCTTTTACATGGCGACTGCGGGCCAATGCGTCTTGCGGTTGGAAAGCGACTTCGGCAGAAGTGCCAATactaaaagggagagagagagagagagagatgctggaaaaataaataaaaaacattgcaTTTTCCCCAAACTTTGTATGGGTCAGTTCGTTTTATGCACCAGAttcatgacaaaatatctctctctctctctctctctctctctctctctctctctctctctctctctctctctcttacggaatATAACTGCCAGTAAGTGAATCT
Proteins encoded:
- the LOC136845726 gene encoding large ribosomal subunit protein mL38-like isoform X2 gives rise to the protein MLNRDNNWTTTIVLLLLLALLSQCQLHHHHRHQNPESHQIVPLSTHPISPGVDRKATQGLAAVQRFRQILRIHENQQETNRFPQSFPDLPASRLNPPGRSKAGGIPEISRVQTSTAASSLDHGKGSSHTAKILATSVSLAVPGTGNSFPGSGKNVPGSGNNFPGSGKNVPGSENNFPGSGKNVPGSGINGTSITPTQTNFFNKGHQTVPNQFFAPGIDVQEGLRTPEAPRVPDIPSHLPLDLANRLQEFPSLAASFEQATVPASLHSFFEPTQKVEAEELTDEEWQQYLASEWGNHQVIPSLLDAPPTFVANVNYGDHQCLHLGNVLTPAQAKHRPKSFEFPGEVDRQYAVMLLDMDQRTGIYITWLAINVPVNQLNKGMEIMEYEQPRPGQGEGSHRMVFLVYLQRALLPPQLPTLPSAKACETTNRERVNLDQLTRDLGLKGPTAGNYFLTEWDVTVEHACS
- the LOC136845726 gene encoding large ribosomal subunit protein mL38-like isoform X1; its protein translation is MRRRRVTTMLNRDNNWTTTIVLLLLLALLSQCQLHHHHRHQNPESHQIVPLSTHPISPGVDRKATQGLAAVQRFRQILRIHENQQETNRFPQSFPDLPASRLNPPGRSKAGGIPEISRVQTSTAASSLDHGKGSSHTAKILATSVSLAVPGTGNSFPGSGKNVPGSGNNFPGSGKNVPGSENNFPGSGKNVPGSGINGTSITPTQTNFFNKGHQTVPNQFFAPGIDVQEGLRTPEAPRVPDIPSHLPLDLANRLQEFPSLAASFEQATVPASLHSFFEPTQKVEAEELTDEEWQQYLASEWGNHQVIPSLLDAPPTFVANVNYGDHQCLHLGNVLTPAQAKHRPKSFEFPGEVDRQYAVMLLDMDQRTGIYITWLAINVPVNQLNKGMEIMEYEQPRPGQGEGSHRMVFLVYLQRALLPPQLPTLPSAKACETTNRERVNLDQLTRDLGLKGPTAGNYFLTEWDVTVEHACS